A section of the Alkalihalobacillus sp. LMS39 genome encodes:
- a CDS encoding rhodanese-like domain-containing protein yields MEWILPAILAAVLVFFITKRFITPKFLTPLSQEDFIKGYRKAQLIDVREQREYEGGHILGARNIPLTQLRQRMKEIRTDQPVYLYCQSGARSKQAATVLKKKRGCEEIYHLKGGFKKWSGRINKKK; encoded by the coding sequence ATGGAATGGATTTTACCCGCAATTCTAGCAGCAGTACTCGTATTTTTTATTACAAAACGGTTTATAACACCAAAGTTTTTAACACCACTTTCTCAAGAAGATTTTATTAAAGGGTATCGAAAAGCTCAATTAATAGATGTAAGAGAACAAAGAGAATATGAAGGCGGGCATATTTTAGGAGCAAGAAACATCCCCCTTACCCAATTACGACAACGAATGAAAGAAATTCGTACCGACCAACCTGTATACTTGTATTGCCAATCAGGCGCAAGAAGTAAACAAGCTGCAACTGTACTAAAGAAAAAACGTGGTTGTGAAGAGATATACCATCTTAAAGGTGGATTTAAAAAATGGTCAGGACGAATTAACAAAAAGAAATAA
- a CDS encoding alpha/beta hydrolase, with product MKDTDNHKGDRSIDNGLQIGRFYNVEERQLLLDCAGDGGPAVVFLPAAGMVGLDYLNIHNQISQRTTSVIYDRAGTGWSDQIKLPRSALEVTDELRSLLRTAGVPAPYIFVGHSLGGIYAQRYAQRFPDEVAGMLLLEPPHEDFISHTPKLKIRYIPQQSFAIIRTFLTYKRSFRGLFDQMFAEWLDSVREPLIDYHLRTLSKSITEKKNLNSELYIEIRKGGDMPDIPLIVFTALGIDPFTTLLMSRSFLRETTDPFNNVKKTIYTKLANSFPRGEHRILKNAGHATIHTDCPSEVVEAIWNLLDMSKKGNKSSTKMPDVTK from the coding sequence ATGAAAGATACAGATAATCACAAAGGTGATCGTTCTATAGACAATGGACTGCAGATTGGACGTTTTTACAATGTGGAAGAACGACAGTTGTTACTCGACTGTGCTGGGGACGGAGGTCCAGCAGTAGTCTTTTTACCAGCAGCCGGCATGGTCGGACTTGATTATCTGAATATACACAATCAAATAAGCCAGCGTACAACATCAGTGATCTATGACCGAGCGGGAACAGGCTGGAGTGATCAGATTAAACTGCCTCGAAGTGCCCTTGAGGTCACTGATGAATTGCGTAGTCTTCTAAGGACCGCTGGTGTACCAGCTCCCTATATTTTCGTTGGCCACTCGTTGGGTGGAATTTACGCACAACGGTACGCACAACGGTTTCCAGATGAGGTAGCTGGAATGCTTCTGTTAGAACCGCCTCACGAGGACTTTATCTCCCATACACCAAAGTTAAAGATACGCTACATCCCTCAGCAAAGTTTTGCAATCATTAGGACATTCTTAACATACAAGCGATCCTTTCGTGGTTTATTCGATCAGATGTTTGCCGAGTGGCTAGATTCAGTTCGTGAACCGCTGATTGACTATCACCTCAGGACATTATCGAAATCGATTACAGAAAAGAAAAACTTGAACAGCGAACTCTATATCGAAATCCGAAAAGGGGGTGACATGCCAGATATCCCGCTGATCGTGTTTACAGCGTTGGGGATCGACCCATTTACGACTCTGTTAATGAGTCGATCATTTCTGCGCGAGACGACTGATCCATTCAATAATGTAAAAAAGACGATTTATACAAAATTAGCCAATTCATTTCCTCGTGGGGAGCATCGTATACTCAAAAATGCTGGGCATGCCACGATTCACACGGATTGTCCATCCGAAGTCGTTGAAGCAATCTGGAATTTACTCGACATGAGTAAAAAGGGAAATAAATCCTCAACAAAAATGCCTGATGTCACTAAATAA
- a CDS encoding vitamin B12-dependent ribonucleotide reductase has protein sequence MTMMMSKVMNINIERLNQDIQQFPQVHEITADMGITKKGVSRLVMLDRYTFKDTEKKTLKEGDFVVLTVKDDPKFPARGYGYVLEMLKEENKAKILVDEEFQGVLDDPEEMKTGVVLRSLDSIEKPLEIYYEQIAKRVATGLASVEVDEAKRTESFEKFYHELMNMNFIPAGRVLYGAGAGTDVTYFNCYVMPYVKDSRNGISEHRTQVMEIMSRGGGVGTNGSTLRPRNTLARGVNGKSSGSVSWLDDIAKLTHLVEQGGSRRGAQMIMLIDSHPDILEFIISKMQNPRILRFLLENTKDAQIKQLVKEKLKFTPLSEVETAMYQGIVNFKKVVGQGGFDQKVIKEAEEKLALGGTYSVNNPEFLTGANISVCLTKEFMAAVEADEEYALRFPDVENYSPEEMEIYNNEWHECGDVREWEQRGFKVRTYRKIKAKELWNLINICATYSAEPGIFFIDNANDMTNAKAYGQKVVATNPCGEQPLAPYSVCNLAAINLAEMADRTNKVVNFEKLKQTVETGVRMQDNVIDATPYFLEDNTKQAKGERRVGLGVMGLHDLLIYCETVYGSEEGNQMVDEVFETIATTAYRTSIELAKEKGSFPFLVGDTYEETLALREAFINTGYMKKMPEDIREGVMAHGIRNSHLLTVAPTGSTGTMVGVSTGLEPYFSFSYYRSGRLGKFIEVKAEIVQHYLNENPDADPNQLPEWFISTMELAPEAHADVQCIIQRWVDSSLSKTVNAPRGYTVEQVQQVYERLYRGGAKGGTVYVDGSRDAQVLSLKAEDNQFDDYEETAVTKEKGPVVLVDTIADLRSTKVTIGSEVGDTCPVCREGTVEDLGGCNTCTSCGAQLKCGL, from the coding sequence ATGACGATGATGATGTCAAAAGTAATGAACATTAACATTGAGCGCTTAAACCAAGATATTCAACAATTCCCACAAGTACATGAAATTACAGCAGATATGGGGATTACAAAAAAAGGTGTATCTCGTCTCGTAATGTTAGACAGATATACATTTAAGGATACAGAAAAGAAAACGTTAAAAGAAGGCGACTTCGTTGTTCTAACGGTAAAAGATGACCCGAAATTCCCTGCAAGAGGTTACGGCTATGTTTTAGAAATGTTAAAAGAAGAAAACAAAGCGAAAATCTTAGTGGATGAGGAATTCCAAGGTGTGTTAGATGACCCTGAGGAAATGAAAACAGGTGTAGTCCTTCGTTCTCTAGATTCAATCGAAAAGCCACTTGAAATTTATTATGAGCAAATTGCAAAACGTGTTGCAACAGGATTGGCTTCAGTTGAAGTTGATGAAGCAAAACGAACAGAATCATTTGAAAAGTTTTATCATGAGTTAATGAACATGAATTTTATCCCGGCAGGTCGTGTGTTATACGGAGCGGGTGCAGGTACGGACGTTACGTATTTTAACTGTTATGTTATGCCATATGTTAAAGATTCAAGAAATGGGATTTCAGAACACCGTACACAAGTAATGGAAATTATGAGCCGTGGTGGTGGAGTTGGAACGAATGGTTCGACTCTTCGTCCAAGAAATACATTAGCACGTGGTGTTAACGGGAAATCATCTGGGTCAGTATCATGGTTAGATGATATTGCCAAATTAACACATCTAGTGGAACAAGGCGGAAGTCGTCGTGGAGCACAGATGATTATGCTTATCGATTCACATCCTGATATTTTAGAATTTATTATTTCAAAAATGCAAAATCCTCGTATTTTACGATTTTTGCTTGAAAATACAAAAGATGCGCAAATTAAACAGCTTGTAAAAGAAAAACTAAAATTCACTCCATTATCTGAAGTGGAAACAGCGATGTATCAAGGAATTGTAAACTTCAAAAAAGTGGTCGGCCAAGGTGGATTTGACCAAAAAGTGATTAAAGAAGCAGAAGAAAAATTAGCATTAGGTGGCACATATAGTGTCAATAATCCAGAATTTTTAACAGGGGCTAATATTTCGGTTTGTTTAACAAAAGAGTTCATGGCAGCTGTGGAAGCTGACGAAGAATACGCTCTTCGTTTCCCAGATGTTGAAAATTACAGTCCAGAAGAAATGGAAATTTACAATAACGAGTGGCACGAATGTGGGGATGTGCGCGAGTGGGAACAACGTGGTTTTAAAGTTCGCACATACCGAAAAATTAAAGCAAAAGAGCTTTGGAATTTAATTAATATTTGTGCAACATATAGTGCTGAGCCAGGAATCTTCTTTATTGATAATGCGAATGATATGACAAATGCAAAAGCATACGGTCAAAAAGTTGTGGCGACAAATCCATGTGGAGAACAACCATTAGCCCCATATTCAGTTTGTAATTTAGCTGCGATTAATTTGGCAGAAATGGCGGACCGCACGAATAAAGTGGTGAACTTTGAAAAGCTAAAACAAACCGTGGAAACAGGCGTGCGTATGCAAGACAATGTTATTGATGCCACACCATATTTCTTAGAAGATAATACAAAACAAGCTAAAGGCGAGCGTCGTGTTGGCTTAGGGGTTATGGGATTACACGATTTGCTTATTTATTGTGAAACTGTGTATGGCTCTGAAGAAGGAAATCAAATGGTTGATGAGGTGTTTGAAACGATTGCAACAACTGCATATCGAACAAGCATTGAGCTAGCTAAAGAAAAAGGTAGCTTCCCGTTTTTAGTAGGGGACACATATGAGGAAACATTAGCGTTACGTGAAGCTTTCATTAATACAGGTTATATGAAAAAGATGCCAGAAGATATTCGTGAAGGCGTGATGGCTCACGGTATTCGTAACTCTCATTTATTAACGGTTGCTCCAACTGGAAGTACAGGAACAATGGTTGGTGTTTCAACAGGACTAGAGCCGTACTTCTCGTTCTCTTATTACCGTAGTGGTCGATTAGGGAAATTTATTGAAGTAAAAGCTGAGATTGTACAACATTACTTGAATGAAAATCCGGATGCTGACCCGAATCAACTTCCAGAATGGTTTATTTCTACAATGGAATTAGCACCAGAAGCACATGCTGATGTGCAGTGTATTATCCAACGTTGGGTAGATAGCTCATTATCAAAAACAGTTAATGCACCTAGAGGATATACAGTTGAGCAAGTTCAACAAGTGTATGAGCGTTTATACCGTGGTGGAGCTAAAGGCGGTACGGTTTATGTAGATGGTAGCCGTGATGCGCAAGTTCTTTCGTTAAAAGCAGAAGATAATCAATTTGATGATTATGAAGAAACTGCAGTTACAAAGGAAAAAGGTCCAGTTGTTTTAGTTGATACGATTGCTGATTTACGTTCCACTAAAGTAACGATAGGTTCAGAAGTAGGAGACACATGCCCAGTTTGTCGTGAAGGTACAGTTGAAGACCTTGGTGGATGTAATACATGCACAAGTTGTGGCGCACAGTTAAAATGTGGCTTGTAA
- the gcvT gene encoding glycine cleavage system aminomethyltransferase GcvT has protein sequence MANGNQTPLYPLYEQYGGKTIDFGGWDLPVQFSSIKEEHEAVRTKAGLFDVSHMGEVEVKGEKALEFLQYVMTNDISKLQDNQALYTVMCYENGGTVDDLLVYKKKDNEYLLVVNAANIEKDVAWLLEHKVEGVSVTNKSDELALLALQGPVAEQVLQRLTDVDLSAIRFFWFADNVTIAGKQVLVSRTGYTGEDGFELYCKAEDATSLWKAILEEGKQEGVLPCGLGARDTLRFEAKLPLYGQELSKEISPLEAGIGFAVKLNKEANFIGKDALKKQKEDGLTRKLVGIEMMDKGIPRTGYEVFVQDNNIGTVTTGTQSPTLKRNVGLALLQKEFTELDQEIEVQVRKKRLKAKVVKTPFYKR, from the coding sequence ATGGCAAATGGAAACCAAACTCCGTTGTATCCGTTGTATGAACAATATGGTGGAAAGACGATTGATTTCGGTGGCTGGGATTTACCTGTTCAATTTTCAAGTATAAAAGAAGAACATGAAGCTGTTCGTACCAAAGCGGGACTCTTTGATGTATCTCATATGGGGGAAGTGGAAGTAAAAGGAGAAAAAGCCCTTGAGTTCCTTCAATATGTGATGACAAATGATATTTCTAAACTTCAAGACAATCAAGCTCTTTATACGGTGATGTGTTATGAAAACGGAGGAACCGTTGATGACCTTCTTGTGTACAAAAAGAAAGACAATGAGTATTTACTTGTTGTGAATGCAGCCAATATTGAGAAAGACGTTGCTTGGTTGCTAGAACATAAAGTTGAAGGAGTATCTGTTACGAATAAGTCAGATGAGTTGGCTTTACTTGCTTTGCAAGGACCGGTAGCAGAACAAGTTCTTCAACGGCTAACAGATGTTGATTTATCAGCGATTCGCTTTTTCTGGTTTGCCGATAATGTGACCATCGCAGGAAAACAAGTTCTAGTTTCAAGAACAGGATATACAGGTGAAGATGGATTTGAGCTTTACTGTAAGGCAGAAGACGCAACGAGCTTGTGGAAAGCCATTTTAGAAGAAGGGAAACAAGAAGGTGTTCTCCCATGTGGCTTAGGCGCACGTGATACCCTTCGTTTTGAAGCGAAACTACCTCTTTATGGTCAAGAACTATCAAAAGAGATTTCACCGCTTGAAGCTGGGATTGGCTTTGCCGTGAAGCTGAACAAAGAAGCTAATTTTATCGGGAAAGACGCATTGAAAAAACAAAAAGAAGATGGCTTGACTCGTAAATTAGTAGGAATTGAAATGATGGATAAGGGCATCCCAAGAACAGGTTATGAAGTGTTTGTCCAAGATAACAACATTGGGACGGTGACAACAGGAACACAATCACCAACATTAAAACGCAATGTTGGATTAGCGCTATTACAAAAAGAATTTACAGAACTTGACCAAGAAATCGAAGTCCAAGTAAGAAAAAAACGGTTAAAAGCCAAAGTCGTAAAAACACCATTTTATAAACGATAA
- a CDS encoding TetR/AcrR family transcriptional regulator has protein sequence MLTKISNLESKRKDVILNAALKEFATKGFADASTNIIAKESGISKGLMFHYVNSKKDLFLYLYDYCTDMINKEYLDLMNFNEQDIFEKLRQSYLLQIELLQKHPWIFEFIKITATTKSDEINKELEGRVNEKQFLCQKTMFDKIDESKFREGLDIEMSKQLIFWGNIGFTNQILEEIRSSENTELDYDNILAELDGYLNELKKIYYK, from the coding sequence ATGCTAACAAAAATTTCGAATCTGGAATCCAAAAGAAAAGACGTTATTTTAAATGCTGCATTAAAGGAATTTGCCACAAAGGGATTTGCTGATGCCTCGACAAATATCATTGCGAAAGAGTCCGGGATTTCAAAGGGGTTAATGTTCCACTATGTAAATAGCAAAAAAGACCTTTTTTTATACCTTTATGATTATTGCACTGACATGATAAATAAAGAATATCTTGATTTAATGAACTTTAACGAACAAGATATTTTTGAAAAATTACGTCAGTCATATCTTCTCCAGATTGAGTTGCTGCAAAAGCATCCTTGGATTTTCGAATTTATTAAAATTACTGCTACCACGAAGTCTGATGAAATCAACAAGGAGCTAGAAGGTAGAGTAAATGAAAAACAATTCTTATGCCAAAAGACAATGTTTGATAAGATTGATGAATCTAAATTCAGGGAAGGGCTGGACATTGAAATGAGCAAGCAGCTTATTTTTTGGGGGAATATTGGTTTTACCAATCAGATATTAGAGGAAATTAGGAGTTCGGAAAATACTGAATTAGATTATGACAATATTCTTGCAGAACTTGATGGTTACCTTAATGAACTCAAGAAAATCTATTATAAATAG
- a CDS encoding biotin/lipoate A/B protein ligase family protein, protein MRDRLMKETWRFIDSGHCSPSYNMALDEMLLQWHSEGKIPPTIRFYGWNPATLSIGYFQKVEKEINMDAVNKYDVGFVRRPTGGRGVLHDEELTYSVIVTEEHPDMPQTVTEAYRVISQGLLEGFREVGLDAYFAIPKTKEEQEALKNPRSAVCFDAPSWYELVVEGRKVAGSAQTRQKGVILQHGSIILDLDEDKLFDMFLYPSDRVRERMQRNFKNKAVAINELVDHPITYDEAKVAFKNGFEKGLNIKLELYELTKEEEEQVLKVAKERYEQDDWNFKR, encoded by the coding sequence ATGAGGGACAGGCTTATGAAGGAAACATGGCGTTTTATTGATTCAGGGCATTGCTCACCGTCATATAATATGGCGTTAGATGAAATGTTATTGCAATGGCATAGCGAAGGGAAAATCCCCCCAACGATTCGCTTTTATGGATGGAATCCAGCGACATTATCAATAGGGTACTTTCAAAAGGTTGAAAAAGAAATCAATATGGATGCGGTAAATAAATATGATGTGGGATTTGTGCGTAGACCGACAGGCGGAAGAGGGGTTCTTCATGACGAAGAACTTACGTATAGTGTCATCGTGACCGAGGAACACCCTGATATGCCCCAAACGGTCACAGAGGCTTATCGCGTGATCTCTCAAGGTTTATTAGAAGGCTTTCGTGAAGTTGGCCTAGATGCTTATTTTGCGATTCCAAAAACAAAGGAAGAGCAAGAAGCATTAAAAAATCCCCGATCAGCCGTTTGCTTTGATGCCCCTTCTTGGTATGAACTTGTTGTAGAAGGACGTAAGGTTGCTGGAAGTGCACAAACGAGACAAAAAGGCGTGATACTCCAACATGGTTCCATTATTTTAGATTTAGATGAAGACAAATTATTCGATATGTTTTTATATCCTAGCGATCGCGTCCGCGAACGAATGCAACGGAATTTTAAAAACAAAGCGGTGGCGATTAATGAACTCGTCGACCATCCAATCACGTATGATGAGGCGAAAGTCGCATTTAAAAACGGGTTTGAGAAAGGCTTAAATATTAAGCTTGAATTGTATGAGTTAACAAAAGAAGAAGAGGAACAAGTGTTAAAGGTCGCCAAAGAAAGATACGAGCAAGATGATTGGAATTTCAAAAGATAA
- the gcvPA gene encoding aminomethyl-transferring glycine dehydrogenase subunit GcvPA, with protein MSFRYLPMTEQDKKDMLDSIGVQSIEELFSDIPEDIRFKGQLNIKEALTEPELVRYLQGLANKNTNVKQKPSFLGAGVYEHYIPSVVDHVISRSEFYTAYTPYQPEISQGELQAIFEFQSMVCELTGMDLANSSMYDGPTALAEAAMMCAGQTRKKKVLVSKAVHPEARDVLKTNAKGQNVTVIEVDIADGITDIEDLKQKYDGETACVIVQYPNFFGAIENLAEIEEITHAQKGMFVVSSNPVALGALKSPGEYGADVVVGDAQPFGIPTQFGGPHCGYFAVTTKLMRKVPGRLVGQTVDDEGQRGFVLTLQAREQHIRREKATSNICSNQALNALAASVAMSAIGKQGVRDMAVQNIQKAAYMKKQLQQQGVSIAFSTPTFNEFVVKLNQSVADVNASLFAEGFIGGYDLGRDYPELAGHVLLCVTEIRTKEEIDQFVNVLGKVNNK; from the coding sequence ATGTCATTTCGATATTTACCAATGACAGAACAAGATAAAAAAGACATGCTCGACTCAATCGGTGTCCAATCAATTGAGGAGCTATTTTCAGATATACCAGAAGATATTCGATTTAAAGGACAGTTAAACATTAAAGAAGCATTAACAGAGCCAGAGCTTGTTCGATATTTACAAGGATTAGCGAATAAAAATACAAATGTAAAACAAAAGCCGTCTTTTTTAGGGGCAGGTGTGTATGAGCATTATATCCCTTCTGTAGTAGACCATGTCATTTCTCGTTCTGAATTTTATACGGCGTATACACCGTATCAACCAGAAATTTCTCAAGGCGAATTGCAAGCGATTTTTGAATTTCAATCGATGGTTTGTGAATTAACGGGGATGGATCTTGCCAATTCTTCTATGTATGATGGTCCAACAGCATTAGCAGAAGCCGCTATGATGTGTGCAGGTCAAACGCGTAAGAAAAAAGTCCTTGTGTCCAAAGCTGTTCATCCTGAAGCAAGAGATGTATTAAAAACAAATGCAAAGGGTCAAAACGTAACCGTTATTGAAGTGGATATTGCCGATGGGATAACGGATATTGAAGATTTAAAACAAAAATATGATGGAGAAACAGCATGTGTCATTGTTCAATACCCAAACTTCTTTGGTGCCATTGAAAATTTAGCGGAGATTGAAGAAATTACCCATGCCCAAAAAGGAATGTTTGTCGTTTCTAGTAACCCAGTTGCGCTAGGAGCGTTAAAATCACCAGGTGAGTACGGTGCAGATGTTGTTGTTGGAGATGCGCAACCTTTTGGGATTCCAACTCAATTTGGCGGACCGCATTGTGGTTATTTTGCCGTTACAACAAAGCTTATGAGAAAAGTACCTGGTCGTTTAGTTGGTCAAACTGTTGATGATGAAGGTCAACGAGGATTTGTATTAACACTGCAAGCACGTGAACAACATATTCGTCGTGAGAAAGCAACATCAAATATTTGTTCAAACCAAGCATTAAATGCTTTAGCCGCTTCTGTGGCCATGAGCGCAATTGGCAAACAAGGAGTTCGTGATATGGCCGTACAAAATATTCAAAAAGCGGCCTACATGAAAAAGCAATTACAACAACAAGGAGTATCGATTGCCTTTTCCACACCGACTTTTAATGAGTTTGTCGTAAAACTAAATCAAAGTGTGGCTGATGTAAATGCTTCGTTGTTTGCAGAAGGATTTATCGGTGGATATGACTTAGGTCGTGATTATCCTGAATTAGCTGGACATGTGTTATTATGTGTAACGGAAATTCGTACAAAAGAAGAGATTGACCAATTTGTGAATGTACTTGGGAAGGTGAATAACAAATGA
- the gcvPB gene encoding aminomethyl-transferring glycine dehydrogenase subunit GcvPB: protein MKDQPLIFELSKEGRIGHSLPPCDVEEIALEDVIPAEYIRTSEPELPEVSELQLMRHYTALSKRNHGVDSGFYPLGSCTMKYNPKINEDVARYDGFAHIHPHQEESQVQGALELLYELQTSLAEITGMDEVTLQPAAGAHGEWTGLMLIRAFHEKNGDTNRTKVIVPDSAHGTNPASATVAGFDSITVRTNEHGLVDLDHLREVAGPDTAALMLTNPNTLGLFEEYIVEMAKIIHDAGGKLYYDGANSNAILGIARPGDMGFDVVHLNLHKTFTGPHGGGGPGSGPVGVKKDLIPFLPKPVIVKKGDHYGFDYDRPESIGRVKPYYGNFGINVRAYTYIRTMGPEGLRLVSEYAVLNANYMMRRLEPYFDLPYGQHCKHEFVLSGRRQKKLGVRTLDIAKRLLDFGYHPPTIYFPLNVEECMMIEPTETEAKETLDEFIEAMIQIAKETEENPEIVQEAPHHTVIGRLDETLAARKPVLRYQKAE, encoded by the coding sequence ATGAAGGATCAGCCGTTAATTTTTGAACTTAGCAAAGAAGGAAGAATTGGACATAGTTTACCCCCTTGTGATGTAGAAGAAATAGCGTTAGAGGATGTAATTCCTGCTGAATATATACGAACTTCTGAACCAGAATTACCGGAGGTTTCTGAGCTTCAATTAATGCGTCACTATACGGCTTTATCAAAGAGAAACCATGGTGTAGACTCTGGGTTTTATCCGCTTGGGTCGTGTACGATGAAATATAATCCGAAAATTAATGAAGATGTTGCTCGTTATGACGGGTTTGCGCATATTCACCCTCATCAAGAGGAGTCTCAAGTCCAAGGAGCATTGGAATTATTATATGAATTACAAACATCTTTAGCTGAAATTACTGGAATGGATGAAGTCACGTTACAACCAGCAGCTGGCGCACATGGGGAATGGACGGGATTAATGTTAATTCGGGCTTTCCACGAAAAAAATGGTGATACGAACCGAACAAAAGTTATCGTACCTGATTCAGCCCATGGTACAAACCCAGCTTCTGCAACAGTGGCAGGCTTTGATTCCATTACCGTTCGTACAAATGAGCATGGATTAGTTGACCTTGACCATTTACGTGAAGTAGCTGGCCCTGATACAGCTGCACTTATGTTAACAAACCCAAATACGCTTGGTTTATTTGAAGAGTATATTGTGGAAATGGCCAAAATCATTCATGATGCAGGTGGAAAACTGTATTATGATGGAGCAAACTCTAACGCAATCTTAGGAATTGCTCGCCCGGGTGACATGGGATTTGATGTTGTTCACTTAAACTTGCATAAAACATTTACTGGCCCACATGGTGGAGGCGGACCTGGTTCAGGCCCTGTCGGAGTGAAAAAAGATTTGATTCCGTTTTTACCAAAGCCAGTTATCGTGAAAAAAGGAGACCACTATGGATTTGATTATGATCGTCCAGAGTCGATTGGTCGAGTGAAACCGTATTACGGAAACTTCGGCATTAACGTTCGTGCATACACATACATCCGCACGATGGGACCTGAAGGATTACGTCTTGTATCTGAATATGCGGTTTTAAATGCGAACTATATGATGAGACGCTTAGAGCCATATTTTGATTTGCCTTATGGTCAGCATTGCAAACATGAATTTGTCTTATCTGGTCGTCGCCAAAAGAAACTAGGTGTTCGTACACTTGATATCGCAAAACGCTTATTAGATTTCGGCTATCATCCACCAACGATTTACTTCCCGCTTAACGTAGAAGAGTGTATGATGATTGAACCAACAGAAACAGAAGCAAAAGAAACATTAGATGAATTTATTGAGGCGATGATTCAAATCGCAAAAGAAACAGAAGAAAATCCTGAAATCGTTCAAGAAGCACCACACCATACTGTAATTGGTCGCCTTGATGAAACGTTAGCCGCGAGAAAACCGGTGTTACGATATCAGAAAGCAGAATAG
- a CDS encoding class I SAM-dependent methyltransferase, translating into MDRQSLIKKFDKQAKKYNNRRKNGQAYKFRQRIFQEANGQVLEVGIGSGLNFPFYRSDIHLTGLDFSPAMLKTAQNAAKDYPFKTTFIQADVESVEFNENSFDTILSSGSLCAYQEPVSVLNNFKKWCKPEGKILLMEHGISTNKPFAWLQNFLNPLALKVVGCHQNRDISEIVKKSELKPIREERYLAGYLYLIWAKP; encoded by the coding sequence ATGGATCGTCAATCATTAATTAAAAAGTTTGATAAGCAAGCAAAAAAATATAATAATCGACGAAAAAACGGTCAGGCTTATAAGTTTCGTCAACGAATTTTTCAAGAAGCCAATGGACAGGTTTTGGAAGTTGGCATTGGTTCAGGACTGAATTTTCCCTTCTATAGAAGTGATATTCATTTAACAGGATTGGATTTTAGTCCTGCCATGTTGAAAACAGCACAGAATGCAGCTAAAGATTATCCTTTTAAAACAACCTTTATTCAAGCAGATGTGGAATCAGTTGAATTTAACGAAAACAGCTTTGATACTATCCTATCTTCCGGCAGCTTATGTGCCTACCAAGAACCTGTAAGTGTTCTCAATAACTTTAAAAAGTGGTGTAAGCCAGAAGGGAAAATACTGTTGATGGAGCACGGCATTAGTACAAACAAACCGTTTGCATGGTTACAAAATTTTTTGAATCCTTTGGCACTAAAAGTTGTAGGATGCCACCAGAACAGAGATATTTCTGAAATTGTAAAAAAGTCTGAGTTAAAGCCTATTAGGGAGGAGCGTTACTTAGCTGGTTATTTATATTTGATATGGGCTAAACCATAA